TCCCATACAAGCTTGGGGATAGTGATGGGTAGGAGTTTTGTGGGATTCAACATCAGCATGGTGTTTGGTCGAATAAATAGCAAAAAAAACTACCACGATCGGTGTTAAGGTTTCAAAAAATTACAGTACCACTTAAAAAATTGCTGATACATACCAGTTTTTTCTTAAAAAAGTTTAAACACTGATGCCAGATTATACAAAAAAAATTGATATGCTACCTACTTAAAAAATCACTGATACATATACCGTTTTTTCCCTTCTAACTTTGTCTTAGGGAAAACACTGTTGACCCATTATTTAGACGAAAAAAGGATGGATGTGCATGTCGCCTTTGCGGAGTTGCTCGGCTGGGGAGAGGGTGGACGTTAGGCAGTCGGCGACAGGGGTAGGGTGTGTGATGCGCTTCCTTGTTGTTACTGGTGCGACTAGAGGTTGGTGCATCGGTGTGAGGGTTTTCTATATGGGCGGCACTTCACCGGTGGCTTGGTTTGTTTTTTCTTGTTTCCCATACAAGCTTGGGGATAGTGATGGGTAGGAGTTTTGTGGGATTCAACATCAGCATGGTGTTTGGTCGAATAAATAGCAAAAAACCTACCATGGTCGGTGTTAATGTTTCAAAAAATTACAGTACCACTTAAAAAATTGCTGATACATACCAGTTTTTTCTTAAAAAAGTTTAAACACTGATGccagattatacaaaaaaattgatATGCTACCTACTTAAAAAATCACTGATACATACCGTTTTTTCCCTTCTAACTTTGTCTTAGGGAAAACACTGTTGACCGATTATTTAGACGAAAAAAGGATGGATGTGCATGTCGCCTTTGCGGAGTTGCTCGGCTGGGGAGAGGGTGGACGTTAGGCAGTCGGCGACAGGGGTAGGGTGTGTGATGCGCTTCCTTGTTGTTACTGGTGCGACTAGAGGTTGGTGCATCGGTGTGAGGGTTTTCTATATGGGCGGCACTTCACCGGTGGCTTGGtttgttttttcttgttttccATACAAGCTTGGGGATAGTGATGGGTAGGAGTTTTGTGGGATTCAACATCAGCATGGTGTTTGGTCgaataaatagcaaaaaaatttaccacggtcGGTGTTAAGGTTTCAAAAAATTACAGTACCACTTAAAAAATTGTTGATACATATCAGTTTTTTCTTAAAAAAGTTTAAACACTGATGCCAGATTGTACAAAAAAATTGATATGCTACCTACTTAAAAAATCACTGATACATACCGTTTTTTCCCTTCTAACTTTGTCTTAGGGAAAACACTGTTGACCGATTATTTAGACGAAAAAAGGATGGATGTGCATGTCGCCTTTGCGGAGTTGCTCGACTGGGGAGAGGGTGGACGTTAGGCAGTCGGCGACAGGGGTAGGGTGTGTGATGCGCTTCCTTGTTGTTACTGGTGCGACTAGAGGTTGGTGCATCGGTGTGAGGGTTTTCTATATGGGCGGCACTTCACCGGTGGCTTGGTTTGTTTTTTCTTGTTTCCCATACAAGCTTGGGGATAGTGATGGGTAGGAGTTTTGTGGGATTCAACATCAGCTTGGTGTTTGGTCGAATAAATAGCAAAAAAACTACCACGGTCGGTGTTAAGGTTTCAAAAAATTACAGTACCACTTAAAAAATTGCTGATACATATCAGTTTTTTCTTAAAAAAGTTTAAACACTAATGCCAGATTATAAAAAAAATTGATATGTTACCTACTTAAAAAATCACTGATACATATCGTTTTTCCTTTCTAACTTTGTCTTAGGGAAAACACTGTTGATCCATTATTTAAACGAAAAAAAGGATACATACCGTTTTTTCCCTTCTAACTTTGTCTTAGGGAAAACACTGTTGGGTAACTTTGTCTTAGGGAAAACACTGTTGACACATTATTTAGACGAAAAAAAGGATGGATGTGCGGTGAGCGTGGATCGAACACGCGACCTTCAGATCTTCAGTCTGACGCTCTCCCAACTGAGCTATCCCCGCTTCATGTTTAAAATTGTATTGTTTCTTTAATAAGTTATAATCACAGATCAGCATGGGCGTTGTGTTGCTCGTAACTGAGGTTTGGGCTCAAATTCTGTTAACCGTCCTTTGTCTTGAATGGTTTGGGCTCACACGGACGCTTCTCGTTGTGGCCCAACCCGGCACTAGTGTACAGGAGCAAAGCGAAGGGCAGGCATATCCTCGACTCTGAAGCCGGATTGAACAAATCTGTAGGTGCTCCAGTCTTTTATACGCTTGCCCATGTTAACAGGGATGCAAACATTGCAGCTGATAATGCTTTACTGCTAAGCATGCATCGATGGAACGTCCAGCCTGCTGCAGCAGCTGGAGCCGTCAGGTGCCTGCGTTCCTTGCAAGTTGCATTCAGCATCACTCTAATCTACCTTCATCATCAATGTAAGCCAAGCACATTGATGTTCTAAATAAAAGCCCTGTGGTGTCACATAAAAGATCAAGGTATCAACCAAAGACCAGACAGATACTGTGCTGCCTTCAGACAATACAAACGGCAGGCATGCTCAGCGACAAGCATATCTCTCTGCCTCTGTACACTGGATACAGACTGGTCTGTTGTTAACCTTACTTAATTATTCCCGCCATTACAGATCGGCGTCTATGTAGCAGTATAATACAAAGGTCATGCAATATATATAACACTATGATCCATGATCACCTACAACAGCAGCAGTTCTAAGCACTAGGGCAACAAAAAACAAGGGAACCATGCCATGCCACAACATGGAAGGTAGGCAGGCACATCATCACAACAAAAAGAAGCAAGGTGGTATTAGACAGGAAGGAGCTTTACATTTGATGACAGTAATGGCTTGGCTTGGCTTGGCTTACTCATCAGTCCTCTCATTTCATTCTGACTGAACATCGTCAGCTCATGGTGCCAATGCCGCCGCCGCTACCTACCATGGCTTCAGGTCGCCCTTGGGGCCCTGGGTCCAGTTCAGCGCCTTCTGCCCCGGGGTCAGGTACACGCTCTTGCTGTGCGGGAGCTTCCGCGCCAGGCCGTTCAGGATCTGGTGGAAGGCGTccccgggctgggccggctgcgggAAAAGCATGGCCTGCTTCATCGACGGGTTCGCCAGCAGCCTCTGCTTCCGTAGGATCACCTCCATCGGGATGGAGGTCAGGATGGTGTCAAGCTTGGGGACATCGTCCTCCGCCACGAACACGCCGATCTCGTCCCACGGGATGGCGTCCGCGAAGGGCAGGACAATGTCGTCCGCGATGATCACCGGGATGCACCCGAACACCACGGCCTCAACGAGACGGGGGCTCCACGGGGCCCAGCCCAGCGGGCACAGGCAGAAGATGGCACGCTGCATGTCCTCATAGTAGGTGGGTGGGTGGTCCGTCGAGATGTCGAACAGAGGGTTGTTCTTGAAGTTCTCCCACACCGACGCACGGGCGCCTCTGCATTGCATACATAGAAGGTACGTCAAGACTTTTGTGCCCCAATAATTCATTAAGAATGATGATTATGACTTATGAGGAGTACCACATGTTTCAGATGTGCATACCTTGCATAGTAACCACCCTCGGGATCATTTGCCGTATCGTAGAACAAACCACGGAAATAGACAAAGATGGAGCGCGGGGTCTCCGGGGGTACAAGGTGAGTTTTCATTTTCTGGGGAGGAGCATATGGTGGGATGTTGATTGAGCCCTCCTTTAGGCAGACATGATCCTTCTGCCCAAATGTCTGGACAAGTGTAGCGCGGCGAAGCAATGGAAGGATCCCCCTTTCGATCGCCTTCTCTTCCTGAACCATGGCAATGCAAAATGCATGTCAGAGAAAGATTCTACTAGAACAGAGCATGCAGTTTGTTTCCAAATATCTAAGATAAATAGGTTACATAAGTGAATGAACAGTCATCAAAGTCCGTGGTAGTACAAGTGTGCAAAGCGTGTGTATAAGTGTGCAAAGTACATCCATTCCATGTTTCagtggtactccctccgtaaactaatataagagcgtttagatcactattttagttatctataaacactcttatattagtttacacagGGAGTAATATGTAAGTTGGAAGATTCAGGTTTCCCATCTGTGCTCTATGACTCACCTGATAATGGAAGCATGCCCCAAAGTCATGTGGCACGACGAAGAAATGATCAGCACCGGCCGTCCGGTTCCAATAGGGCCAGTGCGAGGAGATGAACTGAACCGCACTCCTCATGATCCGCGGGGATTTGAAGGGCAACGGATGACCCCATGGAGTAAGGTCACAGGTCGTGTACACCGGGGTGTAGAACCAGTCGGCCTCCTCCGGGTTCATCGTCCGGATCGCGCTCGACAGCAGGAACCGGTGCATGAATATCTCGGCGGCAAACATGTGGCTGAGGCACCTGGAGTCCTTGGCCACCATCTTCTTGTTGTACTTGGTGGGCAGCTCGTAGACGTACACCTTCAGCCTCCCGACGGGATCATCCTCCAGAACATCACCAGCACTCCCTGAATTTCCATGATAAACATGATGAGAATCAAGTAGTGCCGCAGCACAATCATCATAGCTAAAATTACAGAGCTATGGAACAGCTTGAGTGGGCTGTTGGTAGAGTACATGGCAACGCAACAGACAATTTAGACTCCCAGTCCAGAATCACAGGGAGGTTTAATAATACAGTATTGTCTAAAGTTCGGTGATTGAGGTAGGCGCCCATGCTTATCTACAAAGTCAGACATGCTCTCCCTGGCCTGTCGGTGACCAAAAGTCGGAACATGCCGCGCGGAATAAAATCCTATCGCGGCGAGATCTCGGGACGAACAGCTGATGTGCTGGCCATCACGTCCCGAATTGGTCCAGCGGCCGCAGATCTCATGCCGCCGGCCTTCTTCCCCGGCCTCAACCGGCAGGATTCGGTCCAAAAGCAGCGCCCCCCAAATCAGATCCCAGGCACCGCGGGAACGCACACGGGACCGCGGATTTCTGGGGATCAATCGAGCTCGGTGGCACAAGCATTGCGGCACGGCAGCAGGAAGAAGAACAGTAAAGACTAACTACCAGAGCATCAAAGGCTGGAAAGGAAAAGGGAGCATTTTTATGCTCTCTCCAGCTGAATCGCGCATAGGAGAAAGAAAGGCACACACCTTCGATCCTCTCGGTGTCCTGGCCCCTGACGACGACGCCGGAGCAGGAGAGGAGCAGCGCGAGCGCGGCCGCGAGGGCCACCATCGCCCGCGGCTTCCCCATCGCCGCCGCCCGCCCACAGCTCCCCGTGCGCTCCCCTACTCAGCAGCAAAAATACACAGGCagagggtggggaggaggagggaggcgggcgAATCTGCTGCCGCGCGTTGGCGAGCAGGGGAGGGAGGGGGCCGGGGGggagtcggagaggagaggggaggggcGTCGGGTGATAATAATGCGGAGGAGCGagcggggcggaggtggaggcggagggtggtggtggtgggagcCGGCTCGGCCCTCGGTGTCAATGATGAGCTAGCTGTCGGCGGAGCAGGTTGGTGGGACGCTCACCTCAAGTCCTCTCaggacacacgcgcgcgcgcgcagtaAATCCAGCGCCACCGTATCTGTAAATGCTACGCGTACCACGGCCCACGTATTTAGGGATGATGAGGATTTATTAGCCAAGCCCAGCACGTTACTAGTGGCGTGCACGTAGTGATTCGACAGGTAAAATGGTACTACTACTATTTTCATTTCAGAAAACGCCCGACTCTAATGATCAAACCAACAGTacatatatatatactcttataacaAAACTAGCAGTACATGTAGATATATAGACCTAAAAAGGAGAGGTCGATAATGATCAAGGCCACGTTTATGCCGGACCAACGCCCTGAAGAATAATTTGTTGAAGTTGTGGCCGCCGAAAGTTTTTTTTTGTTGGCGAAAACGCCGAAAGATTCATACATCCAATATCCCAATAACCTCTAAAAGAAGCTCCGCTGAAGGTGACACCAATGTAACGAAGTGGGATACTGCAAAGGAAAGTCGCCACTATCACCATACTAACAAAACCCTAACTGTATCGTCAAGAGGTCAGCGTGAATCTACACCAACGAGTCATCGATGCCGCCGCGGCTGACATCATGAtaagtcatattttgttctcaaACCAGTGCTTCCTGAGATCTCGCCGACCCATCTCTCTCGGCACACGCCGAGGATAGGAGAAGCAATATCTCCGCTCATTCGCCGTTGCGCCGGAGCGGTGATAAGGATTCCGAGGAGTGTAACTGCGGCGGTGCCCCTTTGACAAGCAAACGCCATCGAGACTACAACGAGCCAAACACTGCAACCACCGTTCACCTACATCAATCGATCAATGTAAACGAGGGAATTTACGCGATTCGAACGTGGTGTTTTTGCTTGCTGCAAAATTAGTTTCGCATCACTGGTTCACTACAAACTGTGGCGCTTATTTAAATCTCAAGAGTAACATATCTCCTTTCTTTTTATATTCCTACAGTAGGCAATGCGAGAGTCGTGTGAACGGCCGCTCAGTTAGTTGATTAAGCGCGCAGAGGAGGCGAAAGTTAGGCTTTTGCTGGCAGACGGAGACGATGGATGAATCAATCATGCCCGGGAGACGCGGCCGGAGATTACTCCGGTACATGAAATCCAACCGGACGCCGCCGACTGGAGCGACGTACATCTGGCTTTTTTGGCGGGGTCCAGCCAGCCAAAccgcgtactccctccgtccgaaaatagttgtcatcaaaaagaataaaagagaatgtatttagatgtattttagttctagatacatctcgtttcatccattttggtgacaagtattttcggacggaaggaGTACTATTTAAGAGAGAAGAAGCCTGTCCACCTTTCCATCCGTCGGTGGCCATGCATACTTGCCGCACAATCAATCCAACGCCGTGCCGCCTGTCCTCCTCCTTTGACTTCACCTGTCGTCTCCTTCCCGAGCCTGCTGCtcgctcgtcgccgtcgtcggctgGTGTTGCTCGTGTTCGGCAGGGGTACCTGGTTAGGTAGCAGTACATATACGTAGTAGACTACACGCAGGGGAGTAGGTCGTCGTCGGTGGTAAGAAGACACGTCTTCTTCCCTCTGCGTGTGTTCACAGACTGACAGTTGACGATTTAAACTGGACATGTTTGGTCCCTGGCCTGATAGATACTCTTAAACAGAGGTAGGTTGGGTCGCCCGCCGTCGGTCAAGATTTCAAACAAATTTACACAACACACAAAATCTTCAAAAAATCGGCAAGGAATTCATATTAAGAAATAGGAAACCACGGAAACATGATCCGAATTACGGAAATACGTTTAAAATCCAAAAACACTGAACATTCATTTAGACAAAAAAGAGACATGTTACAAACACTTGTCCTGGTTGCGTTATTGTTGTTTTTTCAATTCTCGGACATCCCCATATTCTTGTCTCTTGTCAAGAGTAACTATCATGATTAAACACCATTCTTATTCGTTCCCATCTAGAATGCTTATCATGATTTAACAAGCATTCTTATTCCTCTTCCCTCTCCTATTATCTGCTTCTTCCACAAATATCCTGGTTGGTGACACTACGTGCGCAAAACCACTGCCACAtcatgtcatcatccaccaaacatTTCCAAGCCAGCAAAGAGACCAAAGCTGTGTGGTTTATCAAGTTGACAAGTCATGTCCTATAGGAAGTATAGTATTAAAGCTGGGTCATCAAAAGTATCGTTGGACAAAAAAGGCCTAAGAGAAGAAATACACGAGAATACAATATATACACACACAACAGAGCAATTTTTACAAAACTAGTTTCgctagaaatatatatatatatatatatatatatatatatatatatatatatatatatatatatatatatatatatatatatatatatgggagaACCTCTTTTTCCCTTTATAAAGGAAGGCCTAACAAAAGTGAGCCATGGCACAAAAGTCATGACATCGACTCTCATTTTTCATAGGAGCCAACAAACATCTGTTGGCCAATTCGGTCACATGTCCGAGCTATTCTTTTTTGCTTGATGGATCAGCAACACTTGGACAGAGACTGCAACTAGCTAGATGCCTAATTATACATTACTCCAAGTGTCAAATCACTTTTCCTAAGACAGGCTACCAGATGAAATCACCTTTAATAAGCAGGGCTGCAGGTGGAGGGAGCTCTTTTACGGTACAGTACCCAGCACCTGTGTTAGTTGGCATCTACTGCTCCCAATTGCGATTATATGTCAAGATCAGGCCtaagatttttcttcttcttcaaaaaGATGTAATCTATTCCCCTCTGTTCTGGTCTCGGGAAGTGACAAAATTAAGCTAATGGGAGGCCCAGTCGCCAAGTTGCCACTCTATCAGGGTGATATTTGCACCGGCTGTCAAAGTTGGTGGACTAAAGTGACCGGCTATCTCGAAAAGCGACCAGTTTATAGCAAGGCTCAGAGTAATCAGGATTTTCATACAAGTAGAGGTGTAACTTGAACATTTCCCCTTTTTATAAGGAGGAAGGTCCAACACAAAGGCCTGACGTGGAATCCAATTCTCAGAAGAGCCAACAAACATCGGTTGGCTAATCCAGTAACATGTCTGAACATTATTCCTTGAGAAATCAGCAACAGTATTTATACAAAGACTGCAGCTACATGCCTGGATTGTTACTTCAAATCTCCAATCAAATTACCAGACAGGCTCCCAGATGAGATGGGCGATGGCGTTACTTATAACAGCAGTTCACCTCTTCTCTACTGTTTCTGGGGAACACAAAAGGGGGCAATAGAAACATCAGTCAGGTCATGCACCACAGGCCCAGAACATAACTGACAGGGTATAAGCAGGTTTGACAATCAGGAAACGCGAGCCTGTCTAGAGACAACAATGGACAAACAATCCACAGGATTAAAATCTTGTAATTTCCATTATGACATCCACATACAACGGACAAAGCGCACAATGGCTGTCATTTCATCCTCTAATGAAGAACAAGAAAAGAGATTAAGTTATGAGGTATAATAAGCGCACAAAGTACACTAAGttgtattattatttttaaaaggacAGCTCTAAGGTTCGAGAGAAGCTACCAAGGCTTTAGTTCACCCACCGGGCCAGCAGTCCAGTTCAGGAGGGTCTGCCCGGGCTTCGGGGTAGTCGGGGAGGATTTGGGCAGCCTACATGGCGATTTGAATTTTGAACTGAGATTGGTAGGATAGTTTATTTCATTCCAACCTTAACAATGAAGGTAATGGAAAAGAACACAACAACCAAATGGACAGACAATTAAATGAAATGAGGCAGCAAATTCTGGAGAAATAGACTAAATTTGATCTGTTAGTCTGTAACACAAATTCCGAGTATCTCATGGTCCAACAGCTATGAATAGAGCCACCACCCATGAGACCTTTTTGGCCTATGTTTTCTTCCATTTAAACATCCCTCCGGTCCCTTTAACTCCGCGTAtaagatttgtgtcaagtcaaactttgtaaagtttgaccaaatttatattagaaaatatcaacatctacaatatcaaatacatataatatgaaactacattccataatgaatctaatgatattgatttcgtATTATGAATTGTTGATATTTATCTCTATATAAGTTTGGTCAAATTAGAGATACTGTGACTTCAggcaaaacttatatgcagactaaaaaggaccggagggacaaATTAAGGCTTCCTTGGAATTCTATTACTATACGATTctcaagagcacgtaaatatagcaTGCCTAGGGGACGACAACATTTTCCAACAAATAGCATAGAAGTATAGAACATGCTCCTGTCACGAGAAGCACAGAAACATATATGTATGAAATATTTCTCTGACAAAGCATTTTGCAAGACAGTAAAAGACTGAAGACGAAGAATTTTCACAGCATAGGTACATTACCAAATGATGGCACATGTGTCATATGCGACCAACATAAAGAAGAAAAACATCTGCATAATCACCATGTTCAGCAGTGTACCAGGTCACACAGCCAGCAACAAACATTTAATCATCTCGTTTCGTATCCCAATCCTTCATCTTCTTACTTCCCTTTGGTTTAGCAATAGGTGCATTCATGCCCGCCATTTTTGCATTATATTTTGTTCGCAGCGGCCCGTTTGTAGCCCATCTGCAATTCAACAAGAAATAAGTAAGGGCCAGACTTCCTTGTTATAAGATTGGAATGACTGCCCTTTACCAAAAACAAACTAATTGATAAATATCATCCACAAGGCTAGAATAACAAAGAGGGGGACAAATCAGGCATGCCAATAGAAGAACTAGAGAGAGGGGCTATTAGCATACACAGAGTGCCTTCTATGTAGACTAGTATATTGTCTGGACAAAGTAGTGGATAGATGGCACATGTTCTACTAATAATAAGCAATAGGACGATAACTAAAAAACCAACTGAACATTTTTCAGGTATAAAGCAGTAATGCCATAAGAATGAGTACATACGGTGCATCCCAGTCGGTAGTGTCCTCATTAACAAGATGTGTCCACTTTGTTCTGCCACTCCGCCCGAAATGCTTGACTTGCATGACCTTAGGCAAGATGCTCTTGTCCATCTTATCTTCACCGGTGGGCGCAGAGAAATCACGGGTGTATATAGCATCTCTACCAGCTGACTGGCTCACGTCATCACCGCCTTCCTGGAAGAAGGCACCCTTGTGGTAGTACTTCTGCATAAAGTTCCACTTCTGTTTGGACTTCTGGAGAGAAGGTTTGGGGTTCTTCTTCTCCCATTCCCGGCGCTCCTCCTCAGTCATATTCCTCACCTTGTCAATCTCTTCCTTCTCCTTCAACCGTGCATACCTTTCCTCCCTGTCCCTCTTAATCCGCGCCATCTCACGATTCTTCCATGACTCATACTCCTCAGCTTCGTTCTGCTCATCATCCGTGTCGACATCCTCGACGCTAGCATCCTCGTTGAGCGCCTTCTGAATGTGCTCATCCTTCCTAATCTCCTCCACCACAATCTGCCTGGTCTCGATCTTCCTAGCCTCGAGCCTCTTCCTGATGGTCTCCTCCAcctgccgctcctcctcctccagccgctCGCGCTCGGCGATGGTGTCCCGCTGCGCCTTGGGGATGA
The Triticum dicoccoides isolate Atlit2015 ecotype Zavitan chromosome 3A, WEW_v2.0, whole genome shotgun sequence genome window above contains:
- the LOC119270177 gene encoding probable glucuronosyltransferase Os01g0926600, with product MGKPRAMVALAAALALLLSCSGVVVRGQDTERIEGSAGDVLEDDPVGRLKVYVYELPTKYNKKMVAKDSRCLSHMFAAEIFMHRFLLSSAIRTMNPEEADWFYTPVYTTCDLTPWGHPLPFKSPRIMRSAVQFISSHWPYWNRTAGADHFFVVPHDFGACFHYQEEKAIERGILPLLRRATLVQTFGQKDHVCLKEGSINIPPYAPPQKMKTHLVPPETPRSIFVYFRGLFYDTANDPEGGYYARGARASVWENFKNNPLFDISTDHPPTYYEDMQRAIFCLCPLGWAPWSPRLVEAVVFGCIPVIIADDIVLPFADAIPWDEIGVFVAEDDVPKLDTILTSIPMEVILRKQRLLANPSMKQAMLFPQPAQPGDAFHQILNGLARKLPHSKSVYLTPGQKALNWTQGPKGDLKPW
- the LOC119270178 gene encoding microfibrillar-associated protein 1-like, encoding MSVAAGVSDAAIAVRDKLRGKIGQTKVKRYWPGKKPEWADEAEDDIDLRAARVSLDEAFPKAEEGDRDRDRPPKDDRRLRRLAETRAENKEELRADHRRIRQAEIVSTAEEERDRQEAQVEEEDDEDAQEERRRRIKERQRLRAQEEEELLPQEDEPLEDDVQESEEFEYETDSEDEQMGMAMVKPVFIPKAQRDTIAERERLEEEERQVEETIRKRLEARKIETRQIVVEEIRKDEHIQKALNEDASVEDVDTDDEQNEAEEYESWKNREMARIKRDREERYARLKEKEEIDKVRNMTEEERREWEKKNPKPSLQKSKQKWNFMQKYYHKGAFFQEGGDDVSQSAGRDAIYTRDFSAPTGEDKMDKSILPKVMQVKHFGRSGRTKWTHLVNEDTTDWDAPWATNGPLRTKYNAKMAGMNAPIAKPKGSKKMKDWDTKRDD